In the genome of Nonomuraea sp. NBC_00507, the window CGTCGTACCGGTCGGTGGCAGTGGCGGTGGGGTCTCGGGTCAGCGCGGTCAACGCGGCCTCCTGCAGGCGGGCGGCCTCCGCGGGAGCGGGCTGCCGCGCCGCGAGCGCCGACGCCCGCAACGCGTGAGTCCAGGCGGCGCGGGCGTGCCCGGCCCCGGCCAGGCCGTGGTGGTGGGCGAGTTCGGCGGAGCGCGTCTCGCCCGCCGCGCCGGACCGCTCCTCGATCACCTTGGCGATCGCCGCGTGCAGCCGGCGGCGCTCACCCGGCGGCAGCCGCACGTAGACGGCCTCCCGGACCAGGCCATGCGTGAACCGGTGGCGCGTACCGTCCGCCACGATCAAGCCCGCCAGCAGGGCGGCTTCGGTGGCGTTCATCGCGGCGTCCACGGTCAGCCCCGACGCCGCCTCGACGAGATCGACATCGAACGTCGGTCCCCACGCCGCGGCCGTCGCCAGCAGGGTCTCCGCGTCGTCGGGCAGCCGGGAGATCCGCCGCCGCACGACGTCCTGCACCCCGTCAGGCACCTTCAGCGCAAGCACGGTGCCTGGCGTGGTGAGGAGGCGTTCGTCCGCAAGCAGCCGCACAAGCTCCCCGAGGAAGAACGGATTGCCGTTCGTGCGTTCCCCCAACGCCGCGGAGACTTCGTCCGCGATTTCCACGCCGTGCAGGAGCCGGACATAGGCCCGTACCCCCGCCTGGTCCAGCCCGCGCAGACCGGCCCGGACGAGGCCGGCGCGGGTGAGCTCGGCCAGTGTCTCGACCAGCTCCTGCGTGTGGTCGGCCTGGGCGTCGCGGCTGGTCAGGAGCAGTACGACCGGCAGGTCGGCGAGCATCGCGCCGAGCCGACGGGCCAGGTTCAGCGTGTCGCCGTCCGCCCAGTGCAAATCGTCGAGCACCAGCAGGGTCGGTCCCGCGTCACGCAGCAGCGCGGCCGTGGCCTCGGCCAGCCGGAAGGCCGCCATCTCGACACCCGTCGCCGTGATGGTGGCGGCCGGATCGTTGTCGGAGCCGGGCAGCAGGGCCGCCAGGGCCGGTAGCCGGGCCGCCGGCCCGGCGGCGCGCAGGAGCGGGCCCAAGGCTTGCGACCACGGCCACAGGGCGGGAGCCCCCACGGCTTCCTCGCATCGTCCCCATCCGGTATGTAAGCCCATCGCGGTGGCGGTCGCGGTGAGGGCGCGGGCCAGACCGGTCTTGCCGATGCCTGGTTCCCCAGTCAGCAGAACCACGGTGCCGCGACCGGCGCTCGCATCGACGAGATAGCCGGTGAGGCGTGCCTGCCACTCCTCCCGGCCGACCAGCCCGGCCGCGTCGGCGCGTGGCCTGGCGTCCGCCGATGCGCCGTATGCCGGGGGCGTGACGGGAGCGGGCCTGGCCTCCAGCGACGGTTCGTGGCGCAGCACCGCCTCCTCGAGCCGTCTCAGCTCCGGACCTGGGTCCACGCCGAGCTCCTCGGCGAGGAGCCGCCTGGCCCGCCGTAGCGCGTCGAGCGCCTCCCCTTGGCGCTGGGACCGGTACAGGGCAACCGCGAGCAGCCCCCAGGCCGCTTCACGGAGCGGCTGCGCGGCCACCAGTTGCTCGATCTCTCCCACCAGCCGGGCGTGCACGCCGAGAGCGAGCTCGGCGCGGAACCGATCCTCCGTGGCCAGCAGCCTGAGCTCGCCGAGCCTGGCGGCCTCGGCGGCCAGGCCGGGCGACGCCACGGCCACGTCGGCGTACGGCTCACCGCGCCAGAGCCCGGCGGCGGTGCGCAGGAGCTCCCGGGCATGCGCGGCGTCGGTCGCGAGGGATTCGTGCGCCGCGCTCGCCAGCGTCTCGAACTCGATGGAGTCGAGCGAGCCGGTCGCGAGGGCGTAGCCGGGTGGACGCGTGATGAGGACCTGGGCGGGGGCGCGGGCTGGACGGTCGGGTTCCAGTGCCCGCCTGAGGTTCGCGACATAGGACTGCACCGAGGTCAGCGCCTTCGGCGGGGCCTCGTCGGCCCACAGCTCGTCGATGAGGCGGCCGACCGAGACGACCCGGCCGCGGGCGGCCAGCAGCAGACCGAGCAGCGCCCGCTGCTTCTGGCCACCGAGCTGGACCGGGTCCCCGTCGGCATCGAGCACCTCGACCGGACCCAACACCTGATAGCGCACGTCGGTCACGCTACGGCACGTCCCCGCTCGCCGGGAGGTGGCGTCCAAGCCAAAACGGGGTGCCTTCCAAGCGCGTGGCCGCAGGCTGTCCTCATCAGAGAGGAAACAGCATGGAACACCAGACCACCGAAGGGCCGCGGCTCCACGGGCCGGGGCTGACCGACGTGCGTATGATGCAGGTCGCGCACTCCAGTTTCCGCCGTGAGCTGGGCCTGTCCCCGGCGGCGGTACGCGCCGTCGCCGGGGGAGACCACCGCCGGACTTCGATCGTGGCAGCCCACGCCACCCTGTTTCTGTCGCTGCTGCACCACCACCACAGCGTCGAGGACGATCTGCTGTGGGATGTGTTGCTCGCCCGGGTTCCCGGTGAGCTTGCCCCGCTGGTGCACGTGATGCAGAGCCAGCACGAGCAGGTGGCGGCGCTCTTGGAGCAGGCGCACGAGGCGCTCGGCACCTGGCGCCGAACCGCGTCGGCTTCGGACGGCGAAGCGCTGGCCGGAATCCTGTCCAGCATGTGCGCGGCGCTGTTCGAGCATCTGCATGCCGAGGAGACCCATCTGCTGCCCATCATGGCCCGGCACATCACGGCCGAGGAGTGGGAGGAGTTCACCGCCCGGGGCATGTCCTCGATTCCCAAGCGGCTCATGTTCCTGGGCTTCGGGATGATGCTCTACGAGGGGGATCCCGAGGTGATCGGGATCGAGATGGGCAAGCTTCCCGCGCCGCTGCGCCGGCTGCTGCCGTTGCTCGGCCGCCGCTCGTTCCGGCGCTACGCGCGCCGCGTCCACGGCACCCCCACACCCCCGCGC includes:
- a CDS encoding ATP-binding protein; translated protein: MRYQVLGPVEVLDADGDPVQLGGQKQRALLGLLLAARGRVVSVGRLIDELWADEAPPKALTSVQSYVANLRRALEPDRPARAPAQVLITRPPGYALATGSLDSIEFETLASAAHESLATDAAHARELLRTAAGLWRGEPYADVAVASPGLAAEAARLGELRLLATEDRFRAELALGVHARLVGEIEQLVAAQPLREAAWGLLAVALYRSQRQGEALDALRRARRLLAEELGVDPGPELRRLEEAVLRHEPSLEARPAPVTPPAYGASADARPRADAAGLVGREEWQARLTGYLVDASAGRGTVVLLTGEPGIGKTGLARALTATATAMGLHTGWGRCEEAVGAPALWPWSQALGPLLRAAGPAARLPALAALLPGSDNDPAATITATGVEMAAFRLAEATAALLRDAGPTLLVLDDLHWADGDTLNLARRLGAMLADLPVVLLLTSRDAQADHTQELVETLAELTRAGLVRAGLRGLDQAGVRAYVRLLHGVEIADEVSAALGERTNGNPFFLGELVRLLADERLLTTPGTVLALKVPDGVQDVVRRRISRLPDDAETLLATAAAWGPTFDVDLVEAASGLTVDAAMNATEAALLAGLIVADGTRHRFTHGLVREAVYVRLPPGERRRLHAAIAKVIEERSGAAGETRSAELAHHHGLAGAGHARAAWTHALRASALAARQPAPAEAARLQEAALTALTRDPTATATDRYDVLIGLALARRRAGYDQQAWEATREAAEVALAGGDVVAAARAAVATTADAVWSWREYRVVDVSGVTLFERLVRELPPGHQALRARLLAALAAELYYGTDTTGRTVALSTEAESLARAHGSRADLARVLELRHVAYERPQLLAERLSAARELAELAGLPGSADDPAALARALVFRGRDQIEQGDIAAGLHDYRRARELAQTYALAPALVVLDWAGAVADIARGRFAEAERAIAKAHEFHAGTTVAGATEVPIAVTATLNLARGTLPAIEPLLAEAAAATGLALLREWHALALLRSGRADQARSALGAWRQQPEVPMDYLWLTHQAIRAELWSELGPADAAYDLLTHLVPYADRIVIGGTGITIAGFAGHHIGLLARAYGDLDGAADHLGAALRRNEEAGLRPFAAASARELATTLRRRDRPGDHEQAAILTIRASALTDPCGSTHQPHMRS
- a CDS encoding hemerythrin domain-containing protein, whose product is MEHQTTEGPRLHGPGLTDVRMMQVAHSSFRRELGLSPAAVRAVAGGDHRRTSIVAAHATLFLSLLHHHHSVEDDLLWDVLLARVPGELAPLVHVMQSQHEQVAALLEQAHEALGTWRRTASASDGEALAGILSSMCAALFEHLHAEETHLLPIMARHITAEEWEEFTARGMSSIPKRLMFLGFGMMLYEGDPEVIGIEMGKLPAPLRRLLPLLGRRSFRRYARRVHGTPTPPRGIGAVA